A genome region from Tachyglossus aculeatus isolate mTacAcu1 chromosome 1, mTacAcu1.pri, whole genome shotgun sequence includes the following:
- the ZDHHC22 gene encoding palmitoyltransferase ZDHHC22 isoform X2: MLILRLLNLVAPAYFVSISLVTFILQLFLFLPSMFEDPSAAPLFSPALLHGALFLFLSANALGNYILVIRNSPEDPGTCGNPAAGGAGPVAGRGEGSRKPLAHGAGTHFCRLCSRATLRHDHHCFFTGNCIGGRNMRNFIMFCLYTSLACLYSTVVGAAYISTVLSISFAHPLAFLTLLPHSVSQFFSGAVLGSEMFVILMLYLWFGIGLACAGFCCHQLLLILRGKTRHQVRKGLVVRARPWRRNLQEVFGKRWLLGLLIPVLNVGSDYHQQKDK, from the exons ATGCTCATCCTCAGGCTGCTCAACCTGGTGGCTCCGGCTTACTTCGTGAGCATCTCCCTGGTAACCTTCATCCTGCAGCTGTTCCTCTTCCTGCCCAGCATGTTCGAGGACCCTTCGGCGGCCCCACTTTTCTCTCCGGCTCTTCTGCACGgggccctcttcctcttcctctctgccaacGCCCTGGGCAACTACATCCTCGTGATCCGGAACTCTCCCGAGGACCCGGGCACCTGCGGGAACCCGGCGGCCGGCGGGGCTGGAccggtggcggggaggggagaggggagcaggaagCCCCTCGCCCACGGGGCTGGCACTCACTTCTGCAGACTCTGCTCGCGAGCGACCCTGAGGCACGACCATCACTGTTTCTTCACAGGCAACTGTATCGGTGGCAGGAACATGCGTAACTTCATCATGTTCTGCCTCTATACTTCCCTGGCTTGCCTGTACTCCACGGTGGTCGGCGCGGCCTACATCTCGACCGTCCTTTCCATCTCCTTCGCCCACCCTCTGGCCTTCCTCACGCTCCTGCCTCACTCCGTCAGCCAGTTTTTCTCAG GAGCTGTCCTTGGTTCCGAGATGTTCGTCATCCTTATGCTGTACCTCTGGTTTGGGATCGGACTGGCCTGCGCTGGTTTCTGCTGCCATCAGCTCCTGTTGATACTACGAGGGAAAACCCGCCATCAGGTGCGGAAGGGCCTGGTAGTGCGTGCCCGCCCCTGGAGAAGGAATCTGCAGGAAGTCTTCGGGAAGAGGTGGCTTCTGGGGCTCCTGATTCCAGTGCTCAACGTGGGGAGTGACTACCACCAGCAGAAAGACAAATAG
- the ZDHHC22 gene encoding palmitoyltransferase ZDHHC22 isoform X1 — MLILRLLNLVAPAYFVSISLVTFILQLFLFLPSMFEDPSAAPLFSPALLHGALFLFLSANALGNYILVIRNSPEDPGTCGNPAAGGAGPVAGRGEGSRKPLAHGAGTHFCRLCSRATLRHDHHCFFTGNCIGGRNMRNFIMFCLYTSLACLYSTVVGAAYISTVLSISFAHPLAFLTLLPHSVSQFFSGAVLGSEMFVILMLYLWFGIGLACAGFCCHQLLLILRGKTRHQLPQPPASFPPPSLSFPTVFSPGWLLSHLYQEAAWSNRERQTQDGKVDEKLSKGGV, encoded by the exons ATGCTCATCCTCAGGCTGCTCAACCTGGTGGCTCCGGCTTACTTCGTGAGCATCTCCCTGGTAACCTTCATCCTGCAGCTGTTCCTCTTCCTGCCCAGCATGTTCGAGGACCCTTCGGCGGCCCCACTTTTCTCTCCGGCTCTTCTGCACGgggccctcttcctcttcctctctgccaacGCCCTGGGCAACTACATCCTCGTGATCCGGAACTCTCCCGAGGACCCGGGCACCTGCGGGAACCCGGCGGCCGGCGGGGCTGGAccggtggcggggaggggagaggggagcaggaagCCCCTCGCCCACGGGGCTGGCACTCACTTCTGCAGACTCTGCTCGCGAGCGACCCTGAGGCACGACCATCACTGTTTCTTCACAGGCAACTGTATCGGTGGCAGGAACATGCGTAACTTCATCATGTTCTGCCTCTATACTTCCCTGGCTTGCCTGTACTCCACGGTGGTCGGCGCGGCCTACATCTCGACCGTCCTTTCCATCTCCTTCGCCCACCCTCTGGCCTTCCTCACGCTCCTGCCTCACTCCGTCAGCCAGTTTTTCTCAG GAGCTGTCCTTGGTTCCGAGATGTTCGTCATCCTTATGCTGTACCTCTGGTTTGGGATCGGACTGGCCTGCGCTGGTTTCTGCTGCCATCAGCTCCTGTTGATACTACGAGGGAAAACCCGCCATCAG ctcccccaaccccccgcttccttcccacccccatctctctcctttccaacAGTATTTTCCCCGGGCTGGCTGCTTTCACACCTTTACCAAGAGGCAGCTTGGAGCAACCGAGAAAGACAAACACAGGATGGAAAAGTAGATGAGAAGTTGAGTAAGGGAGGGgtatag
- the ZDHHC22 gene encoding palmitoyltransferase ZDHHC22 isoform X4 — translation MLILRLLNLVAPAYFVSISLVTFILQLFLFLPSMFEDPSAAPLFSPALLHGALFLFLSANALGNYILVIRNSPEDPGTCGNPAAGGAGPVAGRGEGSRKPLAHGAGTHFCRLCSRATLRHDHHCFFTGNCIGGRNMRNFIMFCLYTSLACLYSTVVGAAYISTVLSISFAHPLAFLTLLPHSVSQFFSGAVLGSEMFVILMLYLWFGIGLACAGFCCHQLLLILRGKTRHQDVH, via the exons ATGCTCATCCTCAGGCTGCTCAACCTGGTGGCTCCGGCTTACTTCGTGAGCATCTCCCTGGTAACCTTCATCCTGCAGCTGTTCCTCTTCCTGCCCAGCATGTTCGAGGACCCTTCGGCGGCCCCACTTTTCTCTCCGGCTCTTCTGCACGgggccctcttcctcttcctctctgccaacGCCCTGGGCAACTACATCCTCGTGATCCGGAACTCTCCCGAGGACCCGGGCACCTGCGGGAACCCGGCGGCCGGCGGGGCTGGAccggtggcggggaggggagaggggagcaggaagCCCCTCGCCCACGGGGCTGGCACTCACTTCTGCAGACTCTGCTCGCGAGCGACCCTGAGGCACGACCATCACTGTTTCTTCACAGGCAACTGTATCGGTGGCAGGAACATGCGTAACTTCATCATGTTCTGCCTCTATACTTCCCTGGCTTGCCTGTACTCCACGGTGGTCGGCGCGGCCTACATCTCGACCGTCCTTTCCATCTCCTTCGCCCACCCTCTGGCCTTCCTCACGCTCCTGCCTCACTCCGTCAGCCAGTTTTTCTCAG GAGCTGTCCTTGGTTCCGAGATGTTCGTCATCCTTATGCTGTACCTCTGGTTTGGGATCGGACTGGCCTGCGCTGGTTTCTGCTGCCATCAGCTCCTGTTGATACTACGAGGGAAAACCCGCCATCAG
- the ZDHHC22 gene encoding palmitoyltransferase ZDHHC22 isoform X3: MLILRLLNLVAPAYFVSISLVTFILQLFLFLPSMFEDPSAAPLFSPALLHGALFLFLSANALGNYILVIRNSPEDPGTCGNPAAGGAGPVAGRGEGSRKPLAHGAGTHFCRLCSRATLRHDHHCFFTGNCIGGRNMRNFIMFCLYTSLACLYSTVVGAAYISTVLSISFAHPLAFLTLLPHSVSQFFSGAVLGSEMFVILMLYLWFGIGLACAGFCCHQLLLILRGKTRHQALGPAGKSDPWI, translated from the exons ATGCTCATCCTCAGGCTGCTCAACCTGGTGGCTCCGGCTTACTTCGTGAGCATCTCCCTGGTAACCTTCATCCTGCAGCTGTTCCTCTTCCTGCCCAGCATGTTCGAGGACCCTTCGGCGGCCCCACTTTTCTCTCCGGCTCTTCTGCACGgggccctcttcctcttcctctctgccaacGCCCTGGGCAACTACATCCTCGTGATCCGGAACTCTCCCGAGGACCCGGGCACCTGCGGGAACCCGGCGGCCGGCGGGGCTGGAccggtggcggggaggggagaggggagcaggaagCCCCTCGCCCACGGGGCTGGCACTCACTTCTGCAGACTCTGCTCGCGAGCGACCCTGAGGCACGACCATCACTGTTTCTTCACAGGCAACTGTATCGGTGGCAGGAACATGCGTAACTTCATCATGTTCTGCCTCTATACTTCCCTGGCTTGCCTGTACTCCACGGTGGTCGGCGCGGCCTACATCTCGACCGTCCTTTCCATCTCCTTCGCCCACCCTCTGGCCTTCCTCACGCTCCTGCCTCACTCCGTCAGCCAGTTTTTCTCAG GAGCTGTCCTTGGTTCCGAGATGTTCGTCATCCTTATGCTGTACCTCTGGTTTGGGATCGGACTGGCCTGCGCTGGTTTCTGCTGCCATCAGCTCCTGTTGATACTACGAGGGAAAACCCGCCATCAG